In the genome of Rhodoplanes sp. Z2-YC6860, one region contains:
- a CDS encoding Ldh family oxidoreductase has product MNATTTVTVSAEALAGLVRRIFVAAGLAEPAAQTVADGLVDADLEGLASHGVMLVDLYVDRIQAGSVSTADAGTVVSDRSVAVVLDAGNALGHLTGDQAIGLAIERAHRLGAGIVAVRHGFHFGTARRYAVRAAEAGCIGIVGCNTRPLMPAPGGAERVVGNNPLAIAVPTDGAIPLVLDMATSEAAMGKIRMAAKQSKPIPAGWAVDAQGSPTTDPETAIAGMLLPTGGPKGFGLSLLIDLICGLLSGGATGRDVQPLYGDFARPYDCSHIFIAVDVAHFGDVAAFKSAAAAAAEQIRSGKRAPGVDQLFTPGEPEWRKRERAQGQLTLPPAVVDMLTRYATKLGVSPHPLVP; this is encoded by the coding sequence ATGAATGCAACCACCACAGTCACGGTGTCCGCCGAAGCATTGGCCGGACTTGTCCGTAGAATCTTCGTCGCCGCAGGACTCGCCGAGCCCGCGGCGCAGACGGTCGCGGACGGCTTGGTCGACGCCGATCTCGAAGGCCTCGCCTCGCACGGCGTCATGCTGGTGGACCTTTATGTCGACCGTATCCAGGCCGGTTCGGTTTCGACTGCGGACGCGGGCACGGTGGTGTCCGACCGAAGCGTCGCGGTGGTGCTCGATGCCGGCAACGCGCTCGGTCATCTGACCGGCGATCAGGCCATCGGCCTCGCCATCGAGCGCGCCCATCGCCTTGGCGCGGGGATCGTCGCGGTCCGCCACGGCTTCCACTTCGGCACGGCGCGGCGTTACGCGGTGCGCGCGGCGGAAGCCGGCTGTATCGGCATCGTCGGCTGCAACACGCGGCCCCTGATGCCCGCGCCCGGCGGCGCCGAGCGCGTGGTCGGCAACAATCCGCTCGCCATCGCGGTCCCGACCGACGGCGCGATTCCGCTGGTGCTCGACATGGCGACCAGCGAAGCCGCGATGGGCAAGATCCGCATGGCGGCGAAGCAGAGCAAACCCATTCCGGCCGGCTGGGCCGTCGATGCGCAAGGCAGCCCCACCACCGATCCGGAAACCGCGATCGCCGGAATGCTGCTGCCGACCGGCGGTCCGAAAGGCTTCGGCCTGTCGCTGCTCATCGATCTCATTTGTGGACTGCTCTCGGGCGGGGCGACCGGACGCGACGTCCAGCCGCTCTATGGCGATTTCGCCAGGCCCTACGATTGCTCGCACATCTTCATCGCGGTCGACGTTGCGCATTTCGGCGATGTCGCGGCGTTCAAGTCGGCAGCGGCAGCTGCGGCCGAACAAATCCGCTCGGGTAAACGGGCTCCGGGCGTCGACCAGTTGTTCACGCCAGGCGAGCCCGAGTGGCGCAAACGCGAACGCGCGCAAGGCCAGCTGACGCTGCCGCCCGCGGTCGTCGACATGCTGACGCGTTACGCCACGAAGCTTGGCGTCTCGCCTCATCCGCTCGTCCCCTGA
- a CDS encoding GntR family transcriptional regulator, translated as MKTTEAPKFEREKQVVTQSAQVWQRIRSDILVGDLLPGARLRMEDLRERYGVGFSPLREALMRLEAEGLVLLRQNKGFQVLPASAENLRDVCAVRREIECLALRWSIERGDLTWETHVVAAFHRLSRETKFEGSSNRLSRPWVEAHRNFHAALTSASGSVMIETFRETAFDQSERYVALSISNTSRPREDVDEHEAIMKAALARDADRACRLSAAHIERTMSKAEAAILVPAGVRRKRR; from the coding sequence ATGAAAACCACTGAAGCCCCCAAATTCGAGCGTGAGAAGCAGGTCGTCACGCAATCGGCTCAGGTCTGGCAGCGCATCCGTTCCGACATTCTGGTGGGCGATCTGCTGCCGGGCGCGCGGCTGCGGATGGAGGATCTGCGCGAGCGCTACGGAGTGGGCTTCAGTCCGTTGCGCGAAGCCTTGATGCGGCTCGAAGCGGAAGGCCTCGTGCTGCTCCGTCAGAACAAGGGCTTCCAGGTGCTGCCGGCATCGGCGGAGAATTTGCGCGACGTCTGCGCGGTGCGGCGCGAGATCGAATGCCTGGCGCTGCGCTGGTCGATCGAGCGCGGCGACCTGACGTGGGAGACTCACGTCGTCGCGGCGTTTCATCGGCTTTCGCGCGAGACCAAATTCGAGGGCAGCAGCAACCGGCTGAGCCGGCCGTGGGTCGAGGCGCACCGCAACTTCCATGCGGCGCTGACCAGCGCCAGCGGCTCGGTGATGATCGAGACCTTCCGTGAGACGGCGTTCGACCAATCCGAACGCTACGTCGCGCTTTCCATTTCCAATACCTCCCGTCCCCGCGAGGACGTCGACGAGCATGAGGCGATCATGAAGGCGGCGCTCGCGCGCGACGCCGATCGCGCATGCCGCCTGTCGGCCGCGCACATCGAGCGAACGATGTCGAAGGCGGAGGCCGCGATCCTGGTGCCGGCAGGAGTGCGCCGCAAGCGACGCTGA
- a CDS encoding Bug family tripartite tricarboxylate transporter substrate binding protein, which translates to MRCFLAVLAILGSVQTQAWSQSYPSKNVTLVVPFAPGGASDIMGRAVGQKLSEIWKQPVIIENKPGASTTLGTAYASTQPADGYTLLLAPPPFVIMPHVYSNLRYKALEDFRAVSVIAYYPLVTVVSNSLPVHNLKELFEYARKNPGTPFASVGPGSSPHLMSEYMALGEKLDMVHVPYRSGGQVFADLITGRISFYSGPSTEVLPQIRAGKVRAIAVLTEKRIKQLPDVPTSVEQGFGKYVGSSWSSIVVPAKTPDDIVAKIGADIATVVKDPDFRTKLEEQGAEFLEVTPAQAQAFLVKEDKLWGPLVTASGVKPEN; encoded by the coding sequence ATGCGCTGTTTTCTGGCTGTGCTCGCAATCCTCGGTTCCGTCCAGACTCAAGCCTGGTCGCAGAGTTATCCGTCCAAGAATGTCACGCTGGTCGTCCCGTTTGCGCCCGGCGGCGCCTCGGACATCATGGGCCGCGCCGTCGGCCAGAAGCTTTCCGAAATCTGGAAGCAGCCGGTGATCATCGAAAACAAGCCCGGCGCCAGCACGACCCTGGGCACGGCTTACGCTTCGACCCAACCGGCGGACGGCTACACGCTGCTGCTCGCGCCACCGCCCTTCGTCATCATGCCGCACGTCTATTCCAACCTGCGCTACAAGGCGCTGGAGGATTTCCGCGCGGTCTCGGTGATCGCCTATTATCCGCTGGTCACCGTGGTGAGCAATTCGCTGCCAGTGCACAATCTGAAAGAGCTGTTCGAATACGCCCGGAAGAATCCCGGCACGCCGTTCGCCTCCGTCGGACCGGGGTCGTCGCCGCACCTGATGTCGGAGTACATGGCGCTCGGCGAGAAGCTCGACATGGTGCATGTGCCGTATCGCAGCGGCGGGCAGGTGTTCGCCGATCTCATCACCGGGCGCATCTCGTTCTATTCGGGGCCCTCGACCGAAGTGCTGCCGCAGATCCGTGCCGGCAAGGTCCGCGCCATCGCGGTGCTGACGGAAAAGCGCATCAAGCAGTTGCCGGACGTTCCGACCTCCGTTGAGCAGGGCTTCGGTAAATACGTCGGCTCGTCGTGGTCCTCGATCGTGGTTCCCGCCAAGACGCCGGACGACATCGTCGCGAAGATCGGAGCCGACATCGCGACGGTCGTCAAAGACCCGGACTTCCGCACGAAGCTCGAGGAGCAGGGCGCGGAGTTTCTGGAAGTCACGCCCGCACAGGCGCAAGCCTTCCTGGTCAAGGAAGACAAGCTGTGGGGACCGCTGGTCACCGCGAGCGGCGTCAAGCCGGAGAACTGA
- a CDS encoding thiamine pyrophosphate-binding protein — translation MKDLERPVNKAAPNDMGWASDVAAEMLRKLNIKYVSLNPGASYRGFHDSLVNYLGNGSPQMLLCLHEDHVVAIAHGYAKVADEPMACVLHSNVGLMHGLMAVFNAWCDRMPILALGATGPVDAERRRPWIDWIHTAKDQGALLRNFTKWDDEPRSPAAIVEGMLKAYQMATTPPYGPVYVCLDAGLQETKLDRSVYVPDPSRFRAADAPSASEAQLSALADLIAAAKKPLFLFGRGSRKQDAWDRRVALVEHSGAAVLTSIRERSVFPTDHPQHAVPPSYWLSPKAKEVVTDSDLIVSFDWVDLNGFFLQISKKTADTKAKVAHVSLDHALHNGWSMDYFSLPPIDLPVAADADVLIAQLLPVLQKRFAKRPASRSTGKSTLAPAEYSANSATEIMPRDVEVALQKIRGTRKFSLAHTTIGWAGDVYPFHDPLDFLGHDGGAGLAAGPGITVGVSLAMKDSGRSVVSVLGDGDFMQGVSALWTAAHYSLPALYIVSNNRSNFNDELHQEAVAKIRARPVENRWIGQRIDHPQLDFAALARAQGVEAEGPVKNVPDLEAAILRGLKVVEQGQPYLIDAHVVPGYATPPLARGE, via the coding sequence ATGAAAGACCTTGAAAGGCCGGTAAACAAGGCTGCCCCGAACGACATGGGATGGGCGAGCGACGTCGCAGCCGAGATGCTGCGCAAGCTGAACATCAAATATGTCTCGCTCAATCCCGGCGCGAGCTATCGCGGCTTCCACGACAGCCTGGTGAACTATCTCGGCAACGGCTCGCCGCAGATGCTGCTGTGCCTGCACGAGGACCACGTCGTCGCCATCGCGCATGGCTATGCCAAGGTCGCCGACGAGCCGATGGCCTGCGTGCTGCACAGCAATGTCGGCCTGATGCACGGCTTGATGGCGGTGTTCAACGCGTGGTGCGACCGCATGCCGATCCTGGCGCTCGGCGCGACAGGGCCGGTCGATGCGGAGCGGCGGCGGCCGTGGATCGACTGGATCCACACCGCGAAAGACCAGGGCGCGCTGCTCCGTAACTTCACCAAGTGGGACGACGAGCCGCGCTCGCCGGCCGCCATCGTCGAGGGCATGCTGAAGGCCTATCAGATGGCGACCACGCCGCCCTACGGGCCGGTCTATGTCTGTCTCGATGCGGGCCTGCAGGAGACCAAGCTCGACCGCTCGGTCTACGTTCCCGATCCGAGCCGCTTCCGCGCCGCGGATGCGCCGTCGGCCTCCGAGGCGCAGCTTTCGGCGCTGGCCGATCTGATCGCGGCGGCGAAGAAGCCGCTGTTCCTGTTCGGGCGCGGTTCGCGCAAGCAGGACGCCTGGGATCGCCGCGTCGCGCTGGTCGAGCACTCAGGCGCTGCGGTGCTGACGTCGATCCGCGAGCGCTCGGTGTTCCCGACCGATCATCCGCAGCACGCGGTGCCGCCGTCCTACTGGCTGAGCCCCAAGGCCAAGGAGGTCGTGACGGATTCCGATCTGATCGTCAGCTTCGACTGGGTCGACCTCAACGGTTTCTTCCTGCAGATCTCGAAGAAGACCGCGGACACTAAAGCCAAGGTCGCGCATGTCTCGCTCGATCACGCGCTGCATAACGGCTGGAGCATGGACTACTTCAGCCTGCCGCCGATCGATCTGCCGGTCGCGGCCGACGCCGACGTGCTGATCGCGCAACTGCTGCCCGTGCTGCAGAAGCGCTTTGCCAAGCGGCCGGCGTCCCGCAGCACCGGCAAGAGCACGCTGGCTCCCGCCGAATACTCCGCCAACAGCGCGACCGAGATCATGCCGCGCGACGTCGAGGTGGCGCTGCAGAAGATCAGGGGCACGCGCAAGTTCAGCCTGGCGCACACCACGATCGGCTGGGCCGGCGACGTCTACCCGTTCCACGATCCGCTCGATTTCCTGGGCCACGACGGCGGCGCGGGGCTTGCGGCTGGTCCCGGCATCACGGTCGGCGTGTCGCTTGCGATGAAGGACAGCGGCCGGTCGGTGGTCTCGGTGCTCGGCGACGGCGACTTCATGCAGGGCGTCTCCGCGCTCTGGACCGCCGCGCATTATTCGCTGCCGGCGCTCTATATCGTCTCGAACAACCGCTCCAACTTCAACGACGAGCTGCATCAGGAAGCCGTGGCGAAGATCCGCGCCCGGCCGGTGGAGAACCGCTGGATCGGCCAGCGCATCGATCATCCGCAGCTCGATTTCGCAGCGCTTGCGCGGGCGCAGGGCGTCGAGGCCGAAGGCCCGGTGAAGAACGTGCCGGATCTCGAAGCCGCCATCCTGCGCGGCCTCAAGGTCGTCGAGCAGGGACAGCCGTATCTGATCGACGCCCATGTGGTGCCGGGCTACGCCACGCCGCCGCTGGCGCGCGGCGAGTAG
- a CDS encoding amidohydrolase family protein — MTMLNATPPGAFRCDTSHVHTAGCCGRRNFLKGMAAMGAGALFGAGTAKAQTAASEKPFRIDVHHHFSSPGFIAEITGRKTGQVPLMRLTAQKSIEDMDKGGVATSILSISEPSVFFGNYDAARALARETNDFGARLVREYPGRFGLFGTVPLPDVEGSLREIEYALDTLKADGICMMTDYEGKFLGDPAFTPVMEELNRRKAVVYTHPFRNACCRNLVPDVFEPAIELGTDTTRTIASLIFSGTAPRFPDIKFIFSHAGGTAPYLVQRFTFLADLRKDLRSRLPEGPIHYLQRFYYDTANASTVYPLASLMKLIKPTQLVFGTDFPFLTASGTATELRETGMFSAAELRLIERGNAETMMPKYKT, encoded by the coding sequence ATGACAATGCTCAATGCCACGCCTCCCGGCGCCTTCCGTTGTGACACAAGTCACGTCCACACCGCCGGCTGCTGCGGCCGGCGGAATTTTCTCAAAGGCATGGCCGCGATGGGCGCCGGCGCGCTGTTTGGCGCCGGCACCGCGAAGGCGCAGACGGCAGCCTCTGAGAAGCCGTTCCGGATCGACGTCCACCACCACTTCTCGTCGCCGGGCTTCATCGCGGAGATCACTGGCCGCAAGACCGGGCAGGTGCCGCTGATGCGGCTCACCGCGCAGAAGTCGATCGAGGACATGGACAAAGGGGGCGTCGCGACCTCGATCCTGTCGATCAGCGAGCCCAGCGTGTTCTTCGGCAACTATGACGCGGCCCGCGCACTGGCGCGCGAGACCAACGACTTCGGCGCGCGTCTGGTCAGGGAGTATCCCGGCCGCTTCGGCCTGTTCGGCACCGTCCCGCTGCCCGACGTCGAGGGCTCGCTGCGCGAGATCGAATACGCGCTCGACACGCTGAAGGCCGACGGCATCTGCATGATGACCGACTACGAGGGCAAGTTCCTCGGCGATCCGGCCTTCACGCCGGTGATGGAGGAATTGAATCGCCGCAAGGCGGTGGTCTACACGCATCCGTTCCGCAACGCCTGCTGCCGCAACCTCGTACCCGACGTGTTCGAGCCTGCCATCGAGCTCGGCACCGACACCACGCGAACCATCGCGAGCCTCATTTTCAGCGGCACGGCGCCGCGCTTCCCCGATATCAAGTTCATCTTCTCGCATGCCGGCGGCACCGCGCCCTATCTGGTCCAGCGCTTCACGTTCCTTGCCGACCTTCGCAAGGATCTGAGATCACGATTGCCCGAAGGGCCGATCCACTATCTGCAGCGCTTCTACTACGACACCGCCAACGCCTCGACGGTCTATCCGCTGGCCTCGCTGATGAAGCTCATCAAGCCGACCCAGCTGGTGTTCGGCACCGACTTCCCGTTCCTCACGGCGAGCGGCACGGCGACGGAGCTCCGCGAGACCGGCATGTTCAGCGCCGCGGAGTTGCGCCTGATCGAGCGCGGCAACGCCGAAACCATGATGCCGAAATACAAGACTTGA